A stretch of DNA from Pseudomonas sp. Teo4:
GCTGAACATCGTGGTGGGTGGCGCTGAAGGTACTTTGATCGAGGAAGGCGAAGCATGATCAACGACATCAAGAAAGACGCCCAGGAGCGCATGACCAAGTCCATCGAGGCCCTGGGTCGCAACCTGGCGGCGATCCGCACCGGTCGCGCCCACCCAAGCATCCTGGACAGCGTCAAGGTCACTGCGTGGGGCAGCGAGATGCCGCTGAACCAGGTGGCTGCGATTACCGTCGAAGACGCCCGTACCCTGAAGATCGTCGCCCACGACAAGAATCTCAGCGCCGCTATCGAGAAGGCTATCCTGACTTCCGACCTGGGTCTGAACCCGTCCAGCGCCGGCACCACCATCCGTGTGCCGATGCCAGCCCTGACCGAGGAAACCCGCAAGGGTTACACCAAGCAGGCCAGCGGCGTCGCCGAAGATGCCAAGGTTGCGGTCCGCAACGTGCGTCGTGACGCGCTCGCCGACCTGAAGAAGCTGACCAAGGACAAGGAAATCAGCGAAGACGAAGAGCGTCGCGCCGCTGACGAGATCCAGAAGCTGACCGACAAGTTCGTCGCTGAAGTCGACGCTGCGTTCAAAGCCAAGGAAAAGG
This window harbors:
- the frr gene encoding ribosome recycling factor, with the translated sequence MINDIKKDAQERMTKSIEALGRNLAAIRTGRAHPSILDSVKVTAWGSEMPLNQVAAITVEDARTLKIVAHDKNLSAAIEKAILTSDLGLNPSSAGTTIRVPMPALTEETRKGYTKQASGVAEDAKVAVRNVRRDALADLKKLTKDKEISEDEERRAADEIQKLTDKFVAEVDAAFKAKEKDLMAV